The sequence GCCCTGAAGCAGTACCGCGTGAAATCGGCGAAGTCCTGCAACAACTCCCGCGCTTCCTCAGGGTCCGTGCGGATCAGCGATGAGATGGTGTTGAGTGCGTTGTAGACGAAGTGCGGGGAGATCTGCGCCCGCAGAGCCTTGATCTCCGCCTGCTGGAGTTCGTGCCGTGCCTCCTCCAGGCGCGCCGCCTCGAGTTGGGTCCTGACGAATTTGGACACCGCCTCGGCCATCTGCACAATGCGTCTGCCCCGTGTGCGGCCCACGACGATGAGCACGGCTTCGGTGTTGTCCTCGATGAGAATCGGGACGATGACGGCCGTGCGCATCCGGCAGGTTCCCCTGTGGTTGCACGGCACCTTGTTGTGCGAGACGACCTCGTGCCGCTTCTTCCTGATCGCGGTGCCGACGGGATCGACGAGATCGACGTAGTGGTCGTTGGCTTCCCCGTCCCACGACAGCAACGTCCCGTCGCGATCGGTGATTCCGATCGCGACACACCGCAGCAGCCTCAGCAGCCGGGACGTGATCCGGTCGGCAGCGTCCTGGTCGAGACCTCGCCGGAACTCGAGCGGCGAGTCCGACATGAGTCGCACCGCCTCCAGGACGGCGTGATCGACGGCACCGCCCGGATTCCGGCGTCTGATGAGGACGACTCCGAGGGCGACCAGCCCGACGAGGCAAGCCCCCAGTCCGAAGGCCACGACGGTATGCGTGGTCAACACACTTGACACAGCGTCCATGCTCTGGGTTCACACCGTCACGTGCAAGATCTGAGCCCTCACCTCACGTATTCGATCAGCTATCCGTTGCTATCGAACAGACCCGAAACCGCACGTCCACGACGTAGACGTACGTGCTGCAATCACTTCAGCAACCGGGAGAGCCGCCGGTCGGCGAGTGTCTTCCCGCCCGTCTGACAGGTCGGGCAGTACTGGAACGCCCTGTCGGCGAACGACACCTCGCGCACCGTGTCACCGCAAACGGGACACGGCAGTCCTGCCCTTCCGTGCACCCGGAGTCCGGAACGTTTCTCGCCCTTCAGCCGCGCCGCCTTCTGCCCCACCGATCGCTCAACCGCGCTGGTGAGGACATCGTTGACGGCGTCGGCGAGCCGGTCCAGCGCCTCGCCGGAGAGCTTGCCCGCGGTCGCGTACGGCGAGAGCCGCGCGGTGTGCAGGATCTCGTCGGAGTAGGCGTTGCCGATCCCCGCGACCACCGACTGGTCCACCAGCGCCGTCTTCAACCGCGCGCTGCTGCCGTGCAGGATGCGGGCCCAGCCTTCGCGATCGACGTCCAGCGCGTCGGGGCCGAGTTTCGCTATGCCGGGCACCTCTGGGGGATCGCGGACGATCCACACCGCGAGGCCCTTCTTCGTGCCCGCCTCGGTCAGGTCGAACCCCGGGCCCCTGACTACTCCTCCACCGGCAGCGTCTGCGGCGGTGTCATCGGCAGCGGTCTCCGAGAGGCGAACCCTCAGTGCGACGGGACCGCGTCCCGGCCTCGGCGGCGCCGACGGCAGCGCGTCGGACCAGCGCAACCACCCCGCCCTCGCCAGATGGACAACGAGGTGGAGCCCCTCACAGTCGAGATCGAGGTACTTGCCATGGCGGCCGGCGCCCGTCAGCGCCCGGCCGTGCAGCTGCGTCGGGGGCGGGTCAACGGTCTTCAACACCGTCAGCGACGCGACGTCGATTCTCGTCACCACACGGCCGACCGCGTTCTCCCTCAGGAAGAACGCGAGCGCTTCGACCTCGGGCAACTCGGGCATGGCTACTCGACAGGATGGAGGGGCCCGTCGAAGTCGGGCAGATCGTGCTTGTGGATGGACTTGGCGATGCGCATGACCTCGCCCCTGACGTTGAACATGCCGATGACGGTGCCGACCCACCGCTCCGACGGCTTCTCGCCCGTGGCGTCACCCTCCGTCTCGGCCACCACAGTCCATGGCCTGCGCAATACCCAGCGCAACGGGAAGAACAACGCCAGCAGCAACAACGCGAGGGGAACCCACTGCGGCACCACGACGTCCTCCGGCATCCACACGAGCAGGATGACGCCGAGCCCCAGAGCGAGGGCCATCATCACGATGCCGGGAGTCTGATTGGCGGCGACGTCGTGCTCGAAATCGTCGGCCGTGGCCGGCTTGCGCCACTCCATCTGCGCACGGATGACCCATTCCCGGCCGTCGGATCCCTGGACAAGCCGGTTCATCGCTTCCTCCGCTAGCCCGGTCCGTGCAGATCGTCACCGCAACGTTACCGTGATCGTCGCGGTCGCGGGAAGTCCGCAAGACGCCCGGGGTGGGCGGCCGCAGCTCTCGCGCCCGGGGCTCACTCGTTCGGGCGGACGGCGGGTGCCGCCGCATCGCGGTTCGCCTTCGGGTCTTTCCGCTCGCCTTCCCGCTGGTCGTTTCGCTGGTCCTTGGTGCCGGAAGGGTGGCTTCCGTCCCTGCCGTCGTCCCTGTCGTGACGCTGGCCGGGCGGGCCGGATCCGCCAGGCTGCCTTGGGTCGCCGATCGCGGGCGTGCCCGGATCCGCGCTCGTGTCGTCGCGGGGGACGGCGGGCTCCTGCCGCACCTCCCTGCCGGTACCGCGTCCCGTCGGGGGAGCGGAATCGGACGGCCGCTCACGCCCCGGCGGGCTTGACGCCTCAGAGGGAAGATCGGCGGCGGTGGAGCCCGGGCCGGTGACGGCCTCCGCGGGCAGGAGAAACTCCGTGGGGCCGAGGCCGCTCGACTCGGCAGGCAATGCGATGGAGCCGGTGCCGTCGCGGCCTCCGGCATCCTCGTCGGCCGGCGAGCCGGCAGTTTTCATCGCCGGCGAGCCGGCAGTTTTCATCGACGACCGCCGGTCGTCGGCCGCGCTGCTCGACAGTGTCACCACGCCGCCGTCGCCGTTCGTGGGGGTGTCTCCATGGCCACCGTCCATATCGCCGATCACCGGCACACCCGACATGCCGACGACAGCGGCCGCCGACGCGAACGTCAGGCCGAGCTTGCTCCCGGTGAGAGTCGCCGCGGTCGTGGCGCCGGAGCCCATGCCGCCGACGGCGAGACCGCTCGCCGTGGCCGAACCGCCTGCCGCGACAGCCGCACCCGCTCCCGAACCCGCGTAGGAGCCTGCCAGTGTGAGCCCCGAAAGAGGCACGAGCGGCACGAGGACGCTCGCGTGTGCGCGCAGCGACGAACAAACCCGCCGCAGCTCGTCGTGCGTCGATCGGCACGAGGAACACACGCTGAGATGGCTGCGGATCTTGTGGGCCTCGGCTCCAGTCACGCTGCCTGCCGTGTAGCCGCCGAGCTTGCGCACCACACCGAGGCAGGCCGCGGAGGAGTGGTCGGTGGCGAGGTGAGCCTGGAGGTACGCGGCTCGCAGGCCGATCCTGGCACGCCGCGCCAGCGCGGCGGTGGCGTTGGCGCTGAGCCCGAAGTGCGGCGCGACGACGGCGGGCTGCTGCCCCTCGACCTCTGTGCGCCACAGCACGGTCCGCCACCGCTCTGGCAGGCTCGTGAACGCCCGCGTGATCAGCGACGACTCGGCGGTGCGGCTCTGCGCGTCGCCCCCGGCCCCGGCCCGCGCGACGAGTTCCTCGTCGGTCACCGGCACCTCACGACGGGCGGCCTGCCACTCCCACGACACCCGCCGTGCCACCGTCAGCAGGTAGGCCCGCACATTGTCCCTCGGCCCGTTGCCCCTGCGGATCGCCTGGAGAACGCGGAAGAACGTCTCAGCCGTGACGTCCTCGGCCTCCGAGGCGTCGGAGGAGAGCCCACGCGCCAACCGCCGCACGGCGGCCTCATGAGCCTGGAACAGCTCACCGAAAGCAGCGTCGTCGCCGCGCCGGATGCGCTCGACAAGACCCGGCTGGTCGGATGCGGAGACCGAGTCGTTCGCCATTCAGCCAGGCACCCCCTCCGGGCCGGAGCCCTTCCGGTCGAACTCGAACACAATACGGAGTCATCCCGGCACCTGCACCCTTCGGTTTTCAGGGTGTAACCGAACGGCCCCTCCGCCCGGCGGCCGAACGGGTGGGTATACACTGTGTCTCGCACGGGCTCGCGAAGCTCGGGCACACGCGGACGTAGCGCAGCTGGTAGCGCATCACCTTGCCAAGGTGAGGGTCGCGGGTTCGAATCCCGTCGTCCGCTCTCACATCGAAAGGGCGAGCGCCGTCACGGCCTCGCCCTTTCTCGCGCCGTCGCCGTGTTTCCCAATCACCGAGGGAACGCCGTCAAGGACGACGGGTGCGAGGGCGTGGATCGCGTCATCATCCCCGCAGGGGAAGACGACCCGGAGTTGATCACTCATGCGCGAACCGTAGTGGGCCGTTCCGACAAGCCCGTACCGTGAGTCACCCGCCGCTACACGTGCGAGCGCGAGTTGTGAGACTCCGCGCGCTTCGCTCACCCCGCCGAGGCGATGCCCACGGGGCAGCTCACGCCCGTACCGCCGAGACCGCAGTAGCCGTTGGGCACCTTGTACAGGTACTGCTGGTGGTACTCCTCGGCGTAGTAGAAGTCGCGCAGCGGCGCGAACTCCGTGGTGATCTCGCCATGGCCCGCCGAGGTCAGCGCCTTCTGGAAGGACGCCCGCGACGCCTCGGCGACCTCACGCTGCCGGTCGTCGGCGTAGTAGACGGCCGAGCGGTACTGCGTGCCGATGTCGTTGCCCTGCCGCATGCCCTGGGTGGGGTCGTGGCCCTCCCAGAAGACCTTCAGCAACGTCTCGAACGACACCTGCTCGGGATCGAAGACGACGAGGACGACCTCGGCGTGCCCGGTGCGGCCCGTGCAGACCTCCTCGTACGTCGGGTTGGGCGTGTGCCCGCCCGCATACCCGACGGCCGTCGAGTACACGCCCGGCGTCTGCCAGAACAGGCGCTCGGCTCCCCAGAAGCAACCGAGCCCGAACACGGCCGTGCTCATGCCGTCGGGAAACGGCGGCTTGATCCGCCGATCGGCGAACACGGCGTGCCGGTCGGGCGTGACAAGCGCATCCGGGCGGCCCGGCAGGGCTTCGTCGGCGGACACCAGCTGCGTCTTGTTTCGACCGAGCAACACCATACGGTCCATCCTACCGCCAGAATGTCACGCGAAAGGGCGGCGAACCAGGGTGGAGCGCCGCGACGGCCAGGGGAGTTCACGATGTCTTGGCAGGAAGAGTTGCGTCGTCTCGACGCCGAGCTGGCCGAGGGCACCATCAGCAGCAGCGAGCATCGGCGCCGTCGCGAGGACATCCTCGCCGAGGTGTCGGGCGCACCCCTGGTGGCGACCCCGCACTCCACGACGCAAGGGCTCGCCACGACCAGCGGAACCAGCACCAGCGGCACCGATGGCACCAGTGGCAGCTACGGCAGTCGCGGCCCTGGCGGTAGCGGCCCTGGCGGTAGCGGCAGCAGCGGCACCGGTAGCGGTGGCACCGGTGGCATCGGCAGCAGCAGCGGTAGTAGCGGCAGCAGCAGCGGCGGGGCTGGAGGCGGCGAGAACACAGCCGCAGGCGTGGAGATCGAGAGGCCCGAATCCGCCAGCGCGGCCGACCTCACGGACCTGCCCGCAAGCGACCGAGCGCCGCGCGAGAGTCACGAAGCGGCGCAGGAAACCTCCGGCTGGCTGGCCGCCAACCCCGCGCAGGCGGCGTCACCGACCGGCAGCCCGAACGCGGAGAACAGGTCCGAACCGGCCGTCGCCGAAGTACCCTCCCAGCCCGCTGCACCTTCCCAGCCGTCTCAGCCCTCCCTGCCCGAGGTCACCACGAGCGCGGCTGCGCTACTGGCCACCACGAAGCGCACCACAGCCCCGAGCCCCGCCGACGAACGACCGACCGAACTGCTCCGCCTTCCCGACCTGCCGCCAGATCCGTCCACGACCGAGGCGGCGCAGGACGATGGCTCGCGCAGGACGGGGCTGACCTGGGTCGCGATCTCCGGCGCCGTGTTCCTCGCACTCGGCGCGGTGATCGGGGGCGCGTGGTGGCTGGGGCAGGACCGCTCCGAGCCTCAGCCGCCCTCGGCTCACGCGTCGTCCGACGCCGCCGTGGAAGGCGGACAGCTCGCTGACCGGCTGCCCGCTCTGCCCGGCGAGCAGAGCCCGAACAACTCCACGATGTCCGTCGCGCGTGGCGAGGAGTTGGGGCTCTATCCCGAGCGCGTGGCGGAGTACTTCACCTCGCACGGGGTCACGGAGGTGATCGTCAGGGGCTCGGTTGACGACTCCACCGGATACCTGCTGCTCGTGCTGCACGCCGAAAGCCCTGCCGAGGCAGGGAACATCGCCGACCACCTCTACCGCACCACATTGACGAAGAAGACCGACCACGGTGAAGGTCCGATCCGCATGGCGAGCGGAACATTCGGAAAATCCGACGTGAACGGAGCCTGGTACGCCTCGGGCGAGTACGCGGTGGCTCTCGTGGTCACCCAACCGCACGACAAGAGTGACGGCACGCTGGCGGAGCGCTTGCAGCGCACGGTGAATTCACTGCGAGGGGTCCTGCCAGCCGAATGACACCGCTGTTTCAGCAGATCGCGGTCGGATCACGATTCGACCCTCGCCACCACGGCCCGTCCGTGACGTGCAGAATGGTTCGAGTTCGAGTGTCGCCAAGGGCGACGGTGTCGGAAGTCCGGTTCGAGATGGGGGGCCTTCACGGTGTCCTGGCAGGAAGAGTTGCGCAAGCTGGACGAGGAACTGGCGTCCGGCCGACTCTCCGCAGACGACTACCGGGTTCGCCGTGACCAGGTGCTGTCGTCAGCGGTGAACCACGGCGACAATCCGGAGGAGACACCCCAGCAGCCGGGGCAGGACCCGAACTCCACCCAGGTGATCGCGCCGGTCAGTCCCCCGCATGGCACACCGCAGCCGAATCCTCAGCAGAACCTCGGCGGTTCGGAAGCCACCCAGGTCGTGTCGCACTGGCAGACCCAGCAGGGACAGCCACCGCATGCACCGCAGCAACCGCAGTACCACCAGCCGGGCCTCGCCTCGCCCGCCGGTGGTTTTCAGCAGCCCGGCCCTGTCTCCCCGGCAGGCGGTATGCCGCTACCACCGCAGCAGGCGCACCCGTGGAACGCCCCCGAGGCCGACCAGAGCCCGCCGTGGGGCGGCTCGGATCTCCCGCCGCTTCCGCCTGCCACCCACCAAGACGGGGCAGGTCAGGGCGCCGATTCGTTCGAGACGTCCTCGGGCGGCGGCAAGAAGGTGCTCGTCATCGTCGGTGTCGTGGCGCTCGTCGCGGCACTCGGTGTCGGTAGCTGGCTGCTGTTCTTCAACGGCTCGGGCGACGACAAGCAAGCCGGCCCTGCCCCTTCGTCGAGCGTCGCTCCGACCTCAACGGTCCCGCCCAAGGACGACCTCGAGATCGCCGTGCTTCCCGGCGGCCCTGGTGAGCGCACGGACATCTCGATGTTCGAGGACGTGAAGGCCAACCAGGTACTCACCGAGGACGAGAACGAGATCTACGAGGAGGCCGGTGCCGGTAAGGCCAGGATGGCCGTCGCCGAGCTTCCCTCCGGCGCCGACGCCGTGATCCTGACGGTGGAGGCGTCGTCGGAGGACGCCGCCTCGACCGCGGTCGAGGATCTCGTGGAGTTGCAGGAGAAGAACGGTAT comes from Saccharomonospora xinjiangensis XJ-54 and encodes:
- a CDS encoding GAF domain-containing sensor histidine kinase; amino-acid sequence: MDAVSSVLTTHTVVAFGLGACLVGLVALGVVLIRRRNPGGAVDHAVLEAVRLMSDSPLEFRRGLDQDAADRITSRLLRLLRCVAIGITDRDGTLLSWDGEANDHYVDLVDPVGTAIRKKRHEVVSHNKVPCNHRGTCRMRTAVIVPILIEDNTEAVLIVVGRTRGRRIVQMAEAVSKFVRTQLEAARLEEARHELQQAEIKALRAQISPHFVYNALNTISSLIRTDPEEARELLQDFADFTRYCFRAEGTYTTLSDELRNIDRYLTIEGARYGSRLNVRLKIAPEVQSVVVPFLLIQPLVENAVKHGISKKPGGGTITVVAQDIGTEAEISVEDDGVGMDPALLEGMRNSRSSAHIGLAGINHRMHQVYRDRYSLMVETAVGAGMKVTMRVPKFVRAVRPDMPGYAGGEPAALRRGPAQARPSAALGS
- a CDS encoding Fpg/Nei family DNA glycosylase, with product MPELPEVEALAFFLRENAVGRVVTRIDVASLTVLKTVDPPPTQLHGRALTGAGRHGKYLDLDCEGLHLVVHLARAGWLRWSDALPSAPPRPGRGPVALRVRLSETAADDTAADAAGGGVVRGPGFDLTEAGTKKGLAVWIVRDPPEVPGIAKLGPDALDVDREGWARILHGSSARLKTALVDQSVVAGIGNAYSDEILHTARLSPYATAGKLSGEALDRLADAVNDVLTSAVERSVGQKAARLKGEKRSGLRVHGRAGLPCPVCGDTVREVSFADRAFQYCPTCQTGGKTLADRRLSRLLK
- a CDS encoding sigma-70 family RNA polymerase sigma factor, encoding MANDSVSASDQPGLVERIRRGDDAAFGELFQAHEAAVRRLARGLSSDASEAEDVTAETFFRVLQAIRRGNGPRDNVRAYLLTVARRVSWEWQAARREVPVTDEELVARAGAGGDAQSRTAESSLITRAFTSLPERWRTVLWRTEVEGQQPAVVAPHFGLSANATAALARRARIGLRAAYLQAHLATDHSSAACLGVVRKLGGYTAGSVTGAEAHKIRSHLSVCSSCRSTHDELRRVCSSLRAHASVLVPLVPLSGLTLAGSYAGSGAGAAVAAGGSATASGLAVGGMGSGATTAATLTGSKLGLTFASAAAVVGMSGVPVIGDMDGGHGDTPTNGDGGVVTLSSSAADDRRSSMKTAGSPAMKTAGSPADEDAGGRDGTGSIALPAESSGLGPTEFLLPAEAVTGPGSTAADLPSEASSPPGRERPSDSAPPTGRGTGREVRQEPAVPRDDTSADPGTPAIGDPRQPGGSGPPGQRHDRDDGRDGSHPSGTKDQRNDQREGERKDPKANRDAAAPAVRPNE
- the msrA gene encoding peptide-methionine (S)-S-oxide reductase MsrA gives rise to the protein MVLLGRNKTQLVSADEALPGRPDALVTPDRHAVFADRRIKPPFPDGMSTAVFGLGCFWGAERLFWQTPGVYSTAVGYAGGHTPNPTYEEVCTGRTGHAEVVLVVFDPEQVSFETLLKVFWEGHDPTQGMRQGNDIGTQYRSAVYYADDRQREVAEASRASFQKALTSAGHGEITTEFAPLRDFYYAEEYHQQYLYKVPNGYCGLGGTGVSCPVGIASAG